One genomic segment of Lampris incognitus isolate fLamInc1 chromosome 2, fLamInc1.hap2, whole genome shotgun sequence includes these proteins:
- the pde12 gene encoding 2',5'-phosphodiesterase 12, with protein MFGNPASAVSRLLSRYRAVAFAARRLLGGMERADVRCVAGEPKLTISFVLDGSRRHMLRDQSEELGKVLARIAKNVAKGQGRAKKSKRNKGQQPSEAPEPADVRLLRDGDPVAEDVVNAEAWQDGAELHIGEVRYAVQRNAPTFTAAELPASLLAGFPVCPKVDIEFGHLEDCEFTWYKEKVNSSPEPGEDGQEQEAVWTVAGSGRVHIPSNQDIGSRLKLHCTPKDGARPGPPKELVSTGTVEAGPGACTFDNRHMYTLKGTDEQTVRVVSYNILADIYAQTDLSKTVLYPYCAPYALQLDYRQNLVKKELAGYNADIICLQEVDTGVFVDSLGPALDAFGLDGVFRVKEKQHEGLGTFYRRSKLRLLSCHDIILSEALTSDPLHAGLLERVSANPTLKDKVLQRSTALQASVFEDLSEPSRKICVANTHLYWHPKGGNIRLIQMGVALRHLSHVISEVAPGAPLLFSGDFNSTPNSGVFLLAGQGHVPEIHPDWNSNGPEEDCCMELASPFPPLLSACGEPAYTNYVGGFHGCLDYIFLEPGKMEVDQVIPLPSHQEVTTHQALPSVAHPSDHIALVCDLRWKL; from the exons ATGTTCGGCAACCCGGCGTCGGCTGTCTCCAGACTCTTGTCGCGCTACAGGGCTGTGGCTTTCGCCGCCCGCCGGCTCCTCGGCGGGATGGAGCGGGCGGACGTGAGGTGCGTCGCCGGGGAGCCCAAGCTCACCATCTCCTTCGTGCTGGACGGCAGCCGCAGGCACATGCTGCGGGACCAGAGCGAGGAGCTGGGCAAAGTCCTGGCCCGCATCGCCAAGAACGTCGCCAAAGGCCAGGGCAGGGCCAAGAAGTCCAAGAGAAACAAGGGCCAGCAGCCCTCCGAGGCCCCGGAGCCCGCCGACGTCAGGCTGCTCCGCGACGGGGATCCGGTGGCGGAGGATGTGGTGAACGCGGAGGCGTGGCAG GACGGGGCTGAGCTGCACATCGGGGAGGTCCGATACGCCGTCCAGAGGAACGCCCCCACTTTCACCGCCGCCGAGCTGCCGGCCTCCCTGCTGGCCGGCTTCCCCGTCTGCCCCAAGGTAGACATCGAATTCGGGCACCTGGAGGACTGCGAGTTTACCTGGTACAAAGAAAAGGTTAATTCAAG CCCTGAACCAGGAGAGGATGGGCAAGAACAGGAAGCGGTGTGGACCGTAGCGGGCAGTGGGCGGGTCCACATCCCGTCCAATCAGGACATCGGCTCCAGGCTCAAACTTCACTGCACACCGAAAGACGGCGCGCGTCCCGGGCCGCCCAAGGAGCTGGTTTCCACGGGAACCGTGGAGGCTGGACCAGGAGCGTGCACGTTTGACAACAGGCACATGTACACGCTTAAAGGGACAGATGAGCAGACGGTGAGAGTGGTGTCGTATAACATCTTGGCTGATATCTACGCCCAGACAGACTTGTCAAAGACCGTCCTCTACCCCTACTGCGCCCCCTACGCCCTGCAGCTGGACTACAGGCAGAACCTGGTCAAGAAGGAGCTTGCAGGATACAACGCTGACATCATCTGCCTACAGGAAGTTGATACAG GGGTGTTCGTTGACAGTCTCGGCCCTGCGCTCGACGCCTTTGGTCTGGACGGTGTTTTCAGGGTCAAAGAGAAGCAGCACGAAGGACTCGGCACCTTCTACCGCAG GTCGAAGCTGAGGTTGCTGAGTTGCCATGACATCATACTGAGCGAGGCGCTGACCTCTGACCCCCTCCATGCTGGCCTGCTGGAGAGAGTGTCTGCAAACCCCACCCTAAAAGACAAGGTCCTGCAGAGGTCCACCGCCCTGCAG GCGAGTGTTTTTGAGGACCTGAGTGAGCCCTCTCGGAAGATATGCGTGGCCAACACCCACCTCTACTGGCACCCGAAAG gGGGGAATATCCGCCTGATCCAGATGGGCGTGGCCTTGCGACACCTGAGTCATGTCATCAGTGAGGTGGCACCTGGAGCTCCCCTACTCTTCTCTGGAGATTTCAATTCCACCCCTAACTCAG GTGTGTTCCTGTTGGCCGGCCAGGGTCACGTTCCAGAGATCCACCCTGACTGGAACTCAAACGGCCCAGAGGAGGACTGTTGCATGGAGCTggcttcccccttcccccccctgcTCAGCGCCTGTGGGGAACCGGCATACACCAACTACGTGGGCGGCTTCCACGGATGCCTCGACTACATCTTTCTGGAGCCGGGAAAGATGGAG GTGGATCAGGTGATTCCTCTGCCCAGCCACCAGGAAGTGACCACACACCAGGCGCTGCCCAGTGTGGCGCATCCCTCTGACCACATCGCGCTGGTCTGTGACCTACGCTGGAAactgtga